The Agromyces sp. 3263 DNA segment GAACGGCTGATCCGATGGCGAGGAAGGAACGGCCTTGATCTTCGCCCGAACCCACGAGGTGCGTGAGCGAAGCTGCGGACTGCCGGTCGGCTCCGAACGTGTTCGTTCGGCTGCTGGAGGGGAGCGATGACTCCCGCGGAATCCGACCCCTGAGACGCAAGAAGCCCGGATGCCCGCTCTTCAGGCGGGGTTCCGGGCTGCTGATCTTGCTGGGGTACCTGGACTCGAACCAAGAACAACGGTACCAGAAACCGCCGTGTTGCCAATTACACCATACCCCAATGGCCCGTGACCGAAGCCCGCGCCGACATGCAACTCTAGCCTACGGACCACGGCCCGACCAAACTGAGCCGGCCTCGGCCGACAGCCCGCCGCGGAGGCCTAGCCGAGGCGGGCCGCGAGGCGGTCGATGCGCTCGATCGAGTCGATCTTGCCCAGGATCTGCATCGACTCGAAGAGTGGCGGTGAGACACGGCGACCCGAGATCGCCGTGCGCACCGGGCCGAATGCGACGCGCGGCTTGAGGCCCAGCCCGTCGACGAGGGCGCCGCGGAGGGCCTCCTCGATCTGGTCGTGGACCCAGGCGTCGGCCGGGAGCCGGTCGAGCGCCTCGCGAGCGGCGGCGAGCACGGCCGGTGCGTCGGCCGGAAGGCCGGCGAGGGCATCATCGTCGTAGCGGAGGCCCGCGGCATCCGTGAAGAGGAAGCCGAGCATTCCGGGCGCCTCGCCGAGCAGGCCGATGCGCTCCTGGACGAGCGGTGCGGCCTCGGCGAGGAGCGCCTCCTGGGCGGCGGTGATCGGCGTCTCGACGGCGCCCGCCTCCTGGAGGTAGGGAACCGTGCGGGCGGCGAACTCCGCGACGCCGAGCTGGCGGATGTGGTCGCCATTGATCGCCTCGGCCTTCTTGAGGTCGAAGCGCGCAGGGTTCGGGTTGACGTTGACGACGTCGAACGCCGCCACGAGCTCGTCCCGGGAGAACACGTCGCGGTCGGCGGAGAAGCCCCAGCCGAGGAGCGCCAGGTAGTTGACGAGGCCCTCGGGGATGAAGCCGCGCTCGCGGTGGTGGAACAGGCTCGACTCGGGGTCGCGCTTCGACAGCTTCTTGTTGCCCTCCCCCATGACATACGGCAGGTGCCCGAAGCGCGGCACGAAGCTGGTCACGCCGATGTCGATGAGCGCGTGGTAGAGCGCGATCTGCCGTGGCGTCGAGGAGAGCAGGTCCTCACCGCGGAGCACGTGGGTGATCCCCATGAGCGCGTCGTCGACGGGATTCACGAAGGTGTACAGCGGGGCGCCATTGGGGCGCACCACGACGAAGTCGATGGTCGAGCCGATCGGGAAGTCGATGCGGCCGCGCACGAGGTCGTCGAACCCGAGGTCGACCTCGGGTACGCGCAGGCGCAGTGCCGGCTGGCGACCCTCGGCGCGGAACGCGGCGCGCTGCTCGTCGGTGAGGTCGCGGTCGAAGTTGTCATACCCGAGCTGCTTGGGGCGACCGTTCGCCGAGTTGCGCGCGTCGATCTCCTCGGCGGTCGAGTACGACTCGTAGAGGTGGCCCGAGGCGATGAGCCGGTCGATGAGGTCGCGGTAGATGTCACCGCGCTGCGACTGGCGGTAGGGCGCGTGCGGCCCGCCGATGCCGATGCCCTCGTCCCAGTCGAGCCCGAGCCAGGTCAGCGCGTCGAGCAGCTGCTCGTAGCTCTCCTCGCTGTCGCGGGCCGCGTCGGTGTCCTCGACGCGGAACACGAAGGTGCCGCCGGTGTGGCGCGCGTAGGCCCAGTTGAAGAGGGCCGTGCGCACGAGCCCCACGTGGGGCGTGCCGGTGGGCGACGGGCAGAATCGCACGCGGACATCGCTGCCGGCGGCGGTGGTGATGGGGTGAGCTGTCTCGGACATACCCGACCATGCTATCGAGCGCCGCACCCGGGCCATGCCGCGTGCGCGTCCGCGCCGCTCCGACCCGCCGGTCAGGCCGCGAGGGACTCGAGCGCCGCGATCGTGGCGGCGATGGCCGGCACGCGTTCGGCGCCTCGCGCAGTGACGAGGTGCAGTGACC contains these protein-coding regions:
- the gltX gene encoding glutamate--tRNA ligase, whose product is MSETAHPITTAAGSDVRVRFCPSPTGTPHVGLVRTALFNWAYARHTGGTFVFRVEDTDAARDSEESYEQLLDALTWLGLDWDEGIGIGGPHAPYRQSQRGDIYRDLIDRLIASGHLYESYSTAEEIDARNSANGRPKQLGYDNFDRDLTDEQRAAFRAEGRQPALRLRVPEVDLGFDDLVRGRIDFPIGSTIDFVVVRPNGAPLYTFVNPVDDALMGITHVLRGEDLLSSTPRQIALYHALIDIGVTSFVPRFGHLPYVMGEGNKKLSKRDPESSLFHHRERGFIPEGLVNYLALLGWGFSADRDVFSRDELVAAFDVVNVNPNPARFDLKKAEAINGDHIRQLGVAEFAARTVPYLQEAGAVETPITAAQEALLAEAAPLVQERIGLLGEAPGMLGFLFTDAAGLRYDDDALAGLPADAPAVLAAAREALDRLPADAWVHDQIEEALRGALVDGLGLKPRVAFGPVRTAISGRRVSPPLFESMQILGKIDSIERIDRLAARLG